The following proteins come from a genomic window of Puntigrus tetrazona isolate hp1 chromosome 15, ASM1883169v1, whole genome shotgun sequence:
- the frya gene encoding protein furry homolog isoform X9: protein MSYGDERGSKEQRQENDGIELESMASLPEDLMLSGDFRGKFKKIRTRKRPTILSSSPGYSKPPVPPVCCSQGEKGPPAMMPISVDPESRPGEYVLKSLFANFTNISERKIRIVMAEPLEKPLVKSLQRGEDPQFDQLISTMSSLAEYCLPSILRTLFDWYKRQNGVDDESHEYRPRSNTKSKNDEQQKDYLLERRDLAIDFIFSLVLIEVLKQMPLHPVVDGLVHEVINLAFKHFKYKEGYHGPNTANMHIVADLYAEVIGVLAQAKFPAVKKRFTSELKELRQKEQSPYVVQSTISLIMGVKFFRVKMYPVEEFEASFQFMQECAQYFLEVKDKDIKHALAGLFVEILVPVAAAVKNEVNVPCLRNFVESLYDNTLDLSTRKKHSLALYPLVTCLLCVSQKQFFLNRWHVFLNNCLSNLKSKDPKMARVALESLYRLLWVYMIRIKCESNTATQGRLNSIVTTLFPKGSRSVVPKDMPLNIFVKIIQFIAQERLDFAMKEVIFDLLCVGKPAKAFSLNPERMNIGLRAFLVIADKLQQKDGDPPMPNTGATLPSGNTLRVKKTFLSKPLTEDEAKVIGMSLYYPQVRKALDNILRHLDKEVGRCMMLSNAQMLNKEPEDMITGERKPKIDLFRTCMAAIPRIIPDGMSKSELIDLLARLTIHMDDELRLIAQNSLQSLLVDFSDWREEVLLGYCSFLLREVQDTHQTLLDSSLKLLLQLLTQWKLALLSTSKTLDTSKICSTELLQSSSSSRLPAERAPHSTVLHAVEGLALVLLCSCQTATRKVAVSILREVRQIFLTIGQTEEDERPMLDVLDQLSPVVLESFAHVAVADSASLPAGQHADLQWLVEWNGSLVGSHYDVRSPSRVWILAQSLKEPWALCLFSLLRQEYLPKHCPTALSYAWPYAFTRLQLLMPLLEPSNPINAKKTSSAGSADTYLSLWRNYLILCFGVAKPSIMSPGHLRASTPEIITPSTDSNSSYDNKILGTPSVAWLLKQLVPLMRSESIEITESLVLGFGRTNSLVFRELVEELHPLMKEALERRPENKKRRERRDLLRLQLLRIFELLADAGVISDSTNGALERDTLALGALFLEYVDLTRMLLEAENDKDMEILKDIRAHFSAMVANLIQCVPVHHRRFLFPQQSLRHHLFILFSQWAGPFSIMFTPLDRYSDRNHQITRYQYCALKAMSTVLCCGPVFDNVGLSPDGYLYKWLDNILGCQDLRVHQLGCEVVVLLLELNPDQVNLFNWAVDRCYTGSCQLASGCFKAIATVCGSRNYSSDIVTLLNLVLFKASDTNREIYEIAMQLMQILESKLSVYSKRIVEQKSGAILYGTHGALPPLYSLSVSQLSKQLARMYPELTLPLFSEVSQRFPSTHPNGRQVMLTYLLPWLSNIELVDGGLLPTVPSPSSSGDNRKGYTHSTSAPHLLRGTGWGSLQASSLVLNNLMFMTAKYGDDVPGAEMENAWNALVSNERWTNNLRTTMQFLISLCGVSSDTSLLPHIKKVVIYLCRNNTIQTMEELLYELQQTDPVNPVVVHCDNPPFYRFSATSKITTTTTGPPSSSKTLVCGQENIPEVDDSPITKECDDRLSNILRAHNRLESRYSSSSGGSYDEEKSEPLPPYAMWLMSVLETNQPLSLPMPVNGGCWAPLVDYLPETVTPRGPLHRCNIAVIFMTELVVDHSVKEDWVLHLPLLLHACFLGMDHYRPEVFEHCKRLLLHLLITLSCNNNFSLVASVLLNTRDANSNKSLTFKPIYQPEFYTGGVDFLRNGQASPVPDSGLSSSSTSSSLSLGGSSSNLPHLAQEEVEQMESSTEDDEKSSKLIEFLTTRPFGPLWSHEDITPKNQHSKSTEQLTNFLRHVVSVFKESKSDIRLEQQLSEVALQMALCSSSRHYAGRSFQVFRALRQPLSALAVSDLLSRLVEVVGEHGEEVQGYVMELLLTLESVVDNLAECLKNNDFFVILRASSPDLPTSGKLTLNRKSTSQLDLIPGSGTSSERIRHQRSYSVPKRFGEPERSSEVPRSATLDRIHHHQSNVSKLRSLSSSSSRDNVVSTDPTNANHPRNLLATIFWAVVSLMESDFEFEYQMSLRLLGKLLGHISLDKQEYREKLEKIQIQLKWKEFSGLQQLLLKGFTSANTTELTLDIFCQLTPVSRLPVVDTSQAIGFPLNVLCLIPHLVLHFDSPTQFCKDVAERISQVCLEEKNSKLSNLAHVMTLYKTHSYTRDCFSWVNVVCRYLHEAFSDSTLSMVTYMAELLEKGLPSMQQTLLQIIYSLLSHMDLSGIQAKLFNMEVLTTIEKFVQTAHWKEALNILKLVVSRSASLVSPSSPLSNASTVNVRRVWDTPSKALPGKTLDFHFDISETPVIGRRYDELHGSPRQDGKNGGGVTVTRSTSSTSSGSYQNNHVLVPVSWKRPQSSQKRTREKLVNVLTLCGQEVGLTKNPSVIFSSCGELDLIEHQPSLVSSEDGTRDTENMDDTTSEQQFRVFRDFDFLDVELEDGEEMQGETVDSFNWGARRRSIDSLDQAEAQPLEEDCSQLSGSSPSLCPIVHDDSDESSEEESLTASQILSASQLNVSLSPTEELNPMDSPPISFDNTQADPIPLSTPTPSFEISVPGGSNHRAEDSAEEDEEAIVNENDISLCICESPPAFSCSDILTADTPQKENNFFTDETSCVPSGFGDQQRSVTQTEEEKEELLLESRSSPPPSPFFSAILAAFQPTVCDDAEEAWRSHLNQLVADSDGSCAVYTFQVFSSLFQSIQTKFCTLTCDAAGYLGDGLRGIGAKFVRSSQMLTTCSECPTLFVDADTIVSYGLLEKMKFSVLELQEYLETYNNKKEAVISWLRNCKASFPKCTGDGVITYQPAETEEKQLELCQRLYKLHFQLLLLFQSYCKLIGQVHAINSVPELQNMSRELSELRSNLRAAAASVSGEPAVERRDPTTESPYSSSEAAVQAILESLKTNEFSRAIRYIQECRKMWPSDIFGSSSENEIQTLLNIYFRHQTLGQTGTFALVGSKQDLSEICNRLTELNCEIRDMIRRAQGYRAITAFLPDSSVTGISL, encoded by the exons TTGATCAGCACAATGAGTTCTCTGGCCGAATATTGCCTACCATCTATCTTGCGAACCCTGTTTGACTGGTACAAAAGACAGAATGGAGTTGACGATGAATCCCATGAGTACCGACCACGTTCAAATACAAAGTCCAAAAA TGATGAGCAGCAGAAAGATTATCTGCTGGAGAGGAGAGATCTGGCCATCGACTTCATCTTCTCTCTTGTGCTCATAGAGGTTCTCaaacag ATGCCCCTCCACCCAGTTGTGGATGGTTTGGTCCATGAAGTCATTAATTTGGCTTTTAagcactttaaatataaagaggG GTATCATGGTCCCAACACTGCCAACATGCACATTGTAGCTGATCTCTATGCAGAAGTTATCGGAGTCTTAGCACAAGCAAA atttccTGCTGTTAAAAAGAGGTTCACGAGTGAGCTAAAGGAGCTCCGTCAGAAGGAGCAGAGCCCATATGTGGTCCAAAGCACTATCAGCCTCATTATGGGTGTGAAGTTCTTCCGAGTGAAAATGTATCCTGTAGAGGAGTTTGAAGCCTCCTTTCAGTTCATGCAG GAGTGTGCGCAGTATTTCCTGGAAGTGAAGGACAAAGACATCAAACATGCTTTGGCTGGACTCTTTGTGGAAATTCTAGTTCCTGTAGCAGCG GCTGTCAAGAATGAGGTGAATGTTCCTTGTCTAAGAAACTTTGTGGAGAGCTTGTATGATAACACCTTGGACCTTTCAACAAGAAAGAAGCATTCTCTG GCTCTGTACCCACTAGTGACATGTCTGCTGTGTGTCAGCCAAAAGCAATTCTTCCTCAACAGATGGCATGTCTTCCTCAACAACTGCCTCTCCAATCTGAAG AGCAAGGACCCTAAAATGGCACGGGTAGCACTAGAGTCTCTCTATCGACTTCTGTGGGTCTACATGATTCGCATCAAATGCGAGAGCAACACTGCGACGCAGGG CCGCCTCAACTCTATTGTGACCACCCTGTTCCCTAAAGGATCCCGCAGCGTTGTACCTAAAGACATGCCTCTCAATATATTTGTCAAGATTATCCAGTTTATTGCACAG gaAAGACTTGATTTCGCAATGAAAGAAGTCATTTTTGACCTGCTGTGTGTTGGGAAACCTGCAAAAGCCTTTAGTCTTAATCCAGAG AGAATGAATATTGGTCTCAGAGCATTCCTGGTTATTGCTGACAAGCTGCAGCAGAAAGACGGTGATCCTCCGATGCCAAACACAGGGGCGACGCTCCCTTCTGGAAACACACTACGAGTCAAAAAGACATTCCTGAGCAAGCCTCTGACTGAAGATGAGGCCAAAGTCATAG GAATGTCCCTCTATTACCCCCAAGTGAGGAAAGCTTTAGACAACATCCTCAGACACTTGGATAAAGAGGTTGGCCGCTGCATGATGCTGAGTAATGCGCAGATGCTGAATAAGGAACCTGAGGATATGATTAC GGGCGAGAGGAAACCCAAGATTGACCTCTTTAGGACATGCATGGCCGCCATTCCACGCATCATTCCCGATGGCATGTCCAAGTCAGAGCTCATAGACCTTTTGGCACG GTTAACCATCCATATGGATGATGAACTGCGCCTGATagcccagaattccctgcagaGTCTGCTGGTGGATTTCTCAGATTGGAGAGAGGAAGTGCTTTTGGGTTACTGCAGCTTCCTGCTCCGAGAGGTTCAGGACACACACCAAACCCTGCTGGACTCCTCACTTAAACTTCTGCTTCAGTTGCTTACACAGTGGAAACTAGCCCTTCTGAGCACCAGCAAGACCCTCGACACATCAAAGATCTGCTCCACTGAA TTGTTACAGAGTAGCTCTAGCTCCAGGCTGCCTGCTGAACGGGCGCCTCACTCCACAGTCCTGCATGCTGTTGAGGGTCTTGCTTTAGTGCTGCTGTGCTCCTGCCAGACAGCTACGCGAAAAGTAGCTGTGTCCATCCTTCGAGAGGTCCGCCAAATCTTTCTCACTATCGGGCAGACTGAG GAAGATGAAAGGCCCATGTTAGATGTACTGGACCAGCTGAGCCCAGTGGTGCTCGAGAGCTTTGCCCACGTGGCAGTGGCTGACTCG GCGTCCCTCCCCGCTGGGCAGCATGCAGATCTGCAGTGGCTGGTGGAGTGGAATGGATCTCTGGTCGGCAGCCACTATGACGTCCGTAGCCCGTCTCGTGTGTGGATCTTGGCACAGTCTCTGAAGGAACCCTGGGCTCTGTGCCTCTTCAGCCTTCTGAGACAGGAGTACCTGCCCAAGCACTGCCCCACAGCACTCAGCTACGCCTGGCCCTACGCCTTTACCCGCCTGCAGCTCCTCATGCCTTTACTTGAGCCCAG CAACCCTATTAACGCCAAGAAGACAAGCTCGGCTGGTTCTGCCGACACCTACCTTTCTCTCTGGAGAAACTATCTGATTCTGTGTTTTGGTGTGGCCAAACCCAGCATCATGAGCCCGGGTCATCTTCGAGCTTCCACCCCTGAGATCATCACTCCCAGTACAGACAGCAACAGCAGCTATGACAACAAG ATCCTCGGCACCCCTTCTGTGGCCTGGCTTCTGAAGCAGTTGGTCCCTCTGATGCGTTCAGAAAGCATTGAAATCACAGAGTCTTTGGTGCTCGGATTTGGCCGCACAAACTCACTCGTTTTCAG AGAGCTTGTTGAGGAACTGCATCCTTTGATGAAGGAAGCTTTGGAAAGAAGACCTGAG AATAAAaaacggagagagagaagagatcTGCTGAGACTCCAGCTTCTCAGGATCTTTGAGCTGCTGGCGGATGCCGGTGTCATCAGTGACAG caCTAATGGAGCTCTGGAACGTGATACTCTGGCCCTGGGCGCTCTCTTTCTTGAGTATGTGGACCTGACCCGGATGCTTCTGGAAGCTGAGAATGACAAAGACATGGAGATTCTCAAAGACATCCGAGCTCACTTCAGCGCCATGGTGGCCAACCTCATACAGTGTGTCCCAG TGCATCATCGGCGTTTCCTCTTCCCTCAGCAAAGCCTTCGGCACCATCTCTTCATCCTTTTCAGCCAATGGGCTGGACCCTTCAGTATCATGTTCACGCCCCTTGATCGCTATAGTGACCGGAACCATCAGATTACTCGATATCAGTATTGTGCTCTTAAG GCCATGTCGACTGTGCTTTGTTGTGGCCCCGTGTTCGACAACGTAGGGCTCTCTCCTGATGGCTACCTCTATAAGTGGCTGGATAACATCCTTGGCTGTCAGGATCTGCGG GTGCATCAGCTAGGCTGTGAGGTTGTGGTTCTTCTGCTGGAACTTAACCCAGATCAGGTGAATCTGTTTAACTGGGCCGTGGACCGATGTTACACCGGCTCCTGCCAGCTGGCCTCTGGTTGCTTCAAAGCCATCGCCACTGTCTGTGGTAGCAG AAACTACTCCAGTGATATTGTGACTCTGCTGAACCTTGTTCTCTTCAAAGCGTCCGACACAAACAGGGAGATCTACGAGATCGCTATGCAATTAATGCAG ATTCTAGAATCCAAGCTGTCTGTGTATTCTAAGAGGATTGTGGAACAGAAAAGTGGTGCTATCCTGTATGGGACTCATGGGGCTCTTCCACCCCTCTACAGTCTCTCTGTATCCCAGCTTTCAAAGCAACTTGCCAGAATGTACCCTGAACTTACCCTGCCGCTTTTCTCAG AGGTGAGTCAGAGGTTTCCCAGCACTCATCCAAACGGGCGTCAGGTCATGCTTACCTACCTGCTCCCTTGGCTCAGTAACATCGAGCTGGTAGATGGAGGCCTGCTCCCCACTGTCCCAAGTCCGAGCAGCTCCGGAGACAACAGGAAGGGATACACTCACAGCACCTCAGCACCTCACCTGCTTCGAGGCACAGGCTGGGGTTCACTGCAGGCCTCCTCTCTGGTCCTAAACAACCTCATGTTCATGACTGCAAAG taTGGCGACGATGTTCCAGGTGCAGAAATGGAAAATGCTTGGAATGCTCTGGTCAGTAATGAACGGTGGACTAATAACCTGCGGACCACCATGCAGTTCCTCATCAGCTTATGCGGCGTCAGCAGCGATACCTCTCTTCTTCCTCAC ATTAAGAAGGTGGTGATATATCTCTGTCGCAACAACACCATTCAAACCATGGAGGAGCTGCTTTATGAACTACAACAGACGGATCCTGTGAACCCTGTAGTGGTGCACTGTGACAATCCTCCGTTTTACCGCTTTTCAGCAACAAGCAAAATTACCACCACCACTACAG GTCCACCTTCCAGCAGCAAAACTTTGGTGTGTGGCCAGGAAAACATCCCTGAGGTAGATGACTCGCCAATCACAAAGGAGTGTGATGACAG GCTGAGCAACATCTTGCGAGCACATAACCGCCTGGAGTCTCGGTATAGCAGCAGTTCTGGAGGTTCTTACGATGAGGAAAAAA GTGAACCGCTTCCACCGTATGCCATGTGGCTTATGAGCGTGCTGGAAACCAATCAACCGCTTTCTCTTCCCATGCCAGTTAATGGAGGCTGCTGGGCACCCCTGGTTGACTATCTACCTGAAACAGTCACCCCACGAGGACCCCTTCACAG GTGTAACATAGCAGTGATCTTCATGACAGAGCTGGTGGTGGATCACAGTGTGAAGGAGGACTGGGTCCTGCATCTCCCTCTACTGCTCCATGCCTGTTTCCTGG gtatgGACCACTACCGCCCAGAGGTGTTTGAACACTGTAAGAGGCTCCTCTTACACCTTCTCATTACGTTATCTTGCAACAACAATTTCAGCCTCGTTGCCTCTGTTCTGCTAAACACCAGAGATGCCAACAGCAACAAGAGCCTGACTTTCAAACCCATCTACCAGCCTGAGTTCTACACAG GTGGTGTGGACTTCCTTCGGAATGGCCAGGCATCTCCTGTTCCTGATTCTGGCCTCAGTTCCTCTTCTACCTCATCCAGCCTGAGCCTCGGAGGCAGCAGCTCCAACCTTCCTCATCTGGCCCAGGAAGAGGTGGAGCAGATGGAGAGCAGCACTGAAGATGATGAAAAGAGCAGCAAGCTCATTGAGTTTCTCACTACCAG GCCTTTTGGACCATTGTGGAGCCATGAAGACATCACTCCTAAGAATCAGCACTCTAAGAGCACCGAACAGCTCACCAACTTCCTGAGACATGTAGTGTCTGTGTTCAAAGAGTCCAAATCAG ACATTCGGCTTGAGCAGCAGTTGAGTGAAGTGGCGTTGCAGATGGCTCTGTGCAGCTCCTCCAGACATTACGCTGGACGTTCCTTTCAGGTATTCAGAGCTTTGCGGCAACCCCTCTCAGCGCTGGCCGTGTCCGACTTGCTTTCACGTTTGGTGGAGGTGGTCGGGGAGCACGGGGAGGAGGTTCAG GGTTATGTGATGGAGCTTCTCCTCACTCTTGAGTCAGTGGTGGATAATCTAGCTGAGTGCCTGAAGAACAATGACTTCTTTGTCATACTACG GGCATCTTCTCCAGATCTTCCAACCAGCGGCAAGTTAACACTAAACCGTAAAAGCACCAGTCAGTTGGACCTGATTCCAGGATCAGGCACTTCCTCTGAACGAATACGCCACCAGCGTAGCTACTCCGTACCCAAGCGCTTCGGAGAGCCTGAGCGTTCCTCTGAGGTTCCCCGGAGCGCCACCTTGGACCGCATCCACCATCATCAGAGCAATGTCTCCAAACTTAGATCCCTGTCCTCGTCATCCTCCAGAGACAACGTGGTCTCCACCGACCCGACCAATGCCAACCATCCTCGCAACCTGCTGGCCACCATCTTCTGGGCAGTGGTGTCACTCATGGAGTCAGATTTTGAGTTTGAGTACCAGATGTCCCTCAGGTTGTTAGGGAAGCTGCTAGGCCACATTTCATTGGATAAGCAGGAATATAGAGAAAAGCTGGAGAAGATCCAGATCCAGTTAAAATGGAAGGAGTTCTCTGGGCTTCAGCAGCTGCTTCTAAAGGGCTTCACCTCTGCAAACACCACAGAACTCACTTTGGATATTTTCTGCCAGCTCACGCCCGTCTCTCGTCTACCTGTGGTGGACACCTCACAAGCAATAG GTTTCCCATTAAACGTGCTCTGCCTCATTCCTCATCTTGTGTTACACTTTGATTCACCTACTCAGTTCTGCAAGGACGTGGCTGAGAGAATTTCCCAG GTTTGCCTCGAGGAAAAGAACTCCAAGCTGTCCAACCTTGCCCATGTGATGACACTGTACAAAACACACTCCTATACCCGTGACTGCTTCTCTTGGGTCAATGTGGTGTGCCGCTACCTGCATGAAGCGTTCAGCGACAGCACACTTAGCATGGTTACTTACATGGCGGAG TTGTTGGAGAAAGGATTACCCAGCATGCAACAAACTCTTCTGCAAATCATATACAGTCTACTGAGTCACATGGACCTGAGTGGTATTCAAGCCAAACTCTTCAACATGGAGGTTTTAACAACCATAGAGAAGTTTGTTCAG ACTGCACACTGGAAGGAAGCCTTGAACATATTAAAGCTGGTGGTCTCCCGCTCGGCTAGTCTGGTTTCGCCTTCATCCCCGCTGAGTAACGCATCCACTGTGAATGTCAGGCGTGTTTGGGACACACCCTCCAAAGCCCTGCCTGGAAAGACCCTTGactttcattttgacatttcagag acacCGGTGATTGGCCGGAGATATGACGAGCTTCACGGTTCTCCGAGGCAAGATGGGAAAAATGGAGGAGGGGTTACCGTGACACGCAGTACCTCCTCTACATCCTCGGGCTCCTACCAAAACAACCACGTGCTGGTGCCTGTCAGCTGGAAACGACCACAGTCTTCACAG AAAAGAACTCGTGAGAAGTTGGTGAATGTATTAACTTTGTGTGGCCAAGAAGTTGGACTCACCAAAAACCCATCT GTGATTTTCTCATCCTGTGGGGAACTGGACCTGATTGAGCACCAGCCCAGTCTGGTGTCCTCTGAGGACGGCACACGGGACACAGAAAACATGGACGACACCACTTCAGAACAGCAGTTCCGTGTATTCAGAGACTTTGACTTCCTGGACGTGGAACTGGAAGATGGAGAG GAGATGCAG GGTGAGACAGTTGACAGCTTCAACTGGGGTGCTCGGAGGCGTTCTATTGACAGTCTGGACCAGGCTGAAGCCCAACCATTGGAGGAAGATTGCAGTCAGCTCTCAGGAAGTTCACCAAGCCTGTGTCCAATTGTCCATGATGATTCTGACGAGTCTTCTGAGGAAGAGTCCCTCACAGCCAGCCAGATCCTCTCAGCCTCACAACTA AATGTCAGCCTGTCTCCTACTGAGGAGCTAAACCCCATGGACTCCCCTCCCATCTCCTTTGACAACACTCAAGCTGACCCAATTCCTCTTTCCACCCCAACGCCCAGCTTTGAGATCTCAGTACCCGGGGGCTCGAACCATCGG GCTGAGGATTCAgctgaagaagatgaagaagccattgttaatgaaaatgataTCTCACTCTGCATTTGCGAGTCGCCGCCTGCCTTTAGTTGTTCTGACATCCTAACAGCAGACACACCCcagaaagaaaacaacttcTTTACTGATGAGACAAGCTGCGTACCCAG TGGTTTTGGAGACCAGCAGAGATCTGTGACGCAGACAGAAGAGGAAAAGGAAGAGCTGTTGCTAGAGTCCCGTTCCTCCCCTCCGCCTTCTCCCTTTTTCTCCGCCATCCTGGCCGCCTTCCAGCCGACTGTGTGCGATGATGCCGAGGAGGCTTGGCGCAGTCACCTCAACCAGTTGGTGGCTGACTCGGATGGTTCCTGTGCGGTTTACACTTTCCAAGTCTTCTCCTCACTCTTTCAG AGTATACAGACCAAGTTCTGTACCTTGACCTGTGATGCAGCTGGTTATCTTGGCGATGGCCTCCGTGGAATCGGAGCGAAATTTGTAAGGTCATCTCAGATGCTGACAACCTGCTCCGAATGTCCCACATTGTTTGTTGATGCAGACACT aTTGTGTCTTATGGGCTCTTGGAGAAGATGAAGTTTAGTGTGTTAGAGCTGCAGGAGTACTTAGAGacctacaacaacaaaaaagaggCAGTCATATCA TGGCTACGAAACTGCAAGGCTAGTTTTCCCAAATGCACTGGAGATGGAGTGATCACCTATCAGCCCGCTGAAACGGAGGAGAAG CAACTGGAGCTTTGTCAAAGACTCTACAAACTCCACTTTCAACTGCTGCTGCTTTTTCAGTCTTACTGTAAACTGATTGGCCAAGTTCACGCTATAAACTCTGTACCGGAG CTTCAGAACATGTCCAGGGAGTTGAGTGAGTTGAGGAGTAACCTGCGGGCAGCAGCAGCCTCAGTGTCCGGTGAGCCAGCAGTCGAGCGGAGAGATCCCACCACTGAATCCCCCTACAGCTCCTCTGAGGCTGCTGTGCAGGCCATTCTAGAAAGCCTGAAAACCAACGAGTTCTCCAGAGCCATCCGTTACATACAGGAATGCAG GAAAATGTGGCCAAGTGACATCTTCGGCAGCAGCTCCGAGAACGAGATTCAGACACTACTCAATATCTATTTCCGGCACCAAACTCTGGGTCAGACGGGAACCTTTGCCCTGGTCGGTTCCAAACAAGACCTGTCTGAGATATGCAACCGACTCACTGAGCTCAACTGCGAGATCCGAGACATGATTCGACGGGCACAGGGCTACCGGGCCATCACTGCCTTCCTTCCTGACTCCAGCGTGACCGGCATCAGCCTTTGA